From Nocardioides sp. HDW12B, the proteins below share one genomic window:
- a CDS encoding penicillin-binding protein 2 encodes MPSTGRRQGARGRGLSLRRSRTARPAARSGPAGSGLPRQASRERDLARVRTASLLRLRIGFLLIAMVVSIFGARLLQLQGLDAAAYAAKAREVGAVQQILPATRGTITDRNGEPLAESLDGMMIVADPTKTKDDAAEIASVLEERLGIDYIDAVRNLSWPDPSVHFRYIARRIPSTKATDVVADLTELGYKGLDTERDPLRSYPAKDVGANLVGWINDAGNGADGAELLFSKLLAGKDGSATYDIGGGNRIPLGDNSVTDPVDGRDVALTIDRDVQWYTQRILRQTIEDVGAESGAAVVMDTQTGQLLSLADYPTFDPNGVTGAIDERLLGSRALREVYEPGSVEKVLTMGALLDAGRVTPRTRLTVPGQLTSSGMPINDHWEHGTIPLTLTGVLAKSSNIGTVLAARQLPPTQLSRYLTGFGLGKRTGLEGYGEQPGILAPASSWSPIVRDNIAFGQGVAVNVAQMAAAVNTIANGGVYVAPSLVLGSADTEFGPQGSDHAETREVISPEAAQQVTKMMEMVTDEDEGTAPLAKVAGYRVAGKTGTAQVAENGSYSAEKFVISFAGFAPADDPRFTVYIVIHNPQGDVGGGGTAGPAFRKIMSYLLQRYAVPPSGKASPQLPIAWQAGERRRQ; translated from the coding sequence ATGCCCAGCACCGGTCGCCGACAGGGCGCACGCGGTCGAGGCCTGTCCCTGCGACGCTCGCGCACGGCCCGCCCGGCCGCCCGGTCCGGCCCGGCCGGCTCGGGCCTGCCGCGCCAGGCGTCCCGCGAGCGTGACCTCGCGCGCGTCCGCACCGCCTCGCTGCTCCGCCTGCGCATCGGATTCCTGCTGATCGCGATGGTGGTCTCGATCTTCGGCGCGCGGCTGCTGCAGCTGCAGGGTCTCGACGCCGCGGCGTACGCCGCCAAGGCGCGTGAGGTCGGCGCCGTCCAGCAGATCCTGCCCGCCACCCGGGGGACCATCACCGACCGCAACGGCGAGCCGCTGGCCGAGTCGCTCGACGGCATGATGATCGTCGCCGACCCGACGAAGACCAAGGACGACGCCGCCGAGATCGCCTCGGTCCTCGAGGAGCGGCTCGGCATCGACTACATCGACGCGGTCCGCAACCTCAGCTGGCCCGACCCCTCGGTCCACTTCCGCTACATCGCGCGCCGCATCCCGTCGACCAAGGCCACCGACGTCGTGGCCGACCTCACCGAGCTCGGCTACAAGGGCCTCGACACCGAGCGCGACCCGCTGCGCAGCTACCCGGCCAAGGACGTCGGCGCCAACCTGGTCGGCTGGATCAACGACGCCGGCAACGGCGCCGACGGTGCGGAGCTGCTGTTCTCGAAGCTGCTGGCCGGCAAGGACGGGTCCGCGACCTACGACATCGGCGGCGGCAACCGCATCCCGCTGGGCGACAACAGCGTCACCGACCCGGTCGACGGCCGCGACGTCGCGCTGACCATCGACCGCGACGTGCAGTGGTACACCCAGCGCATCCTGCGCCAGACGATCGAGGACGTCGGCGCCGAGTCCGGCGCGGCCGTGGTCATGGACACCCAGACCGGCCAGCTGCTGTCGCTGGCCGACTACCCGACCTTCGACCCGAACGGCGTCACCGGCGCGATCGACGAGCGGCTGCTCGGCTCCCGGGCGCTGCGCGAGGTCTACGAGCCGGGCTCGGTCGAGAAGGTGCTCACCATGGGCGCGCTGCTCGACGCCGGCCGCGTCACCCCGCGCACCCGGCTCACGGTCCCGGGCCAGCTGACCAGCTCGGGCATGCCGATCAACGACCACTGGGAGCACGGCACCATCCCGCTCACCCTGACGGGCGTGCTGGCCAAGTCGTCCAACATCGGCACGGTCCTGGCCGCCCGCCAGCTGCCGCCGACGCAGCTGAGCCGCTACCTGACCGGCTTCGGCCTCGGCAAGCGCACCGGTCTGGAGGGGTACGGCGAGCAGCCCGGCATCCTGGCCCCCGCCTCGTCGTGGAGCCCGATCGTGCGCGACAACATCGCCTTCGGCCAGGGCGTCGCGGTCAACGTCGCCCAGATGGCGGCGGCGGTGAACACCATCGCCAACGGCGGCGTCTACGTGGCGCCCAGCCTGGTGCTCGGCAGCGCCGACACCGAGTTCGGCCCGCAGGGCTCCGACCACGCCGAGACCCGCGAGGTCATCAGCCCCGAGGCCGCGCAGCAGGTCACCAAGATGATGGAGATGGTCACCGACGAGGACGAGGGCACCGCTCCGCTGGCCAAGGTCGCCGGCTACCGGGTGGCGGGCAAGACCGGCACCGCGCAGGTGGCCGAGAACGGCTCCTACTCCGCCGAGAAGTTCGTGATCTCGTTCGCCGGCTTCGCCCCGGCCGACGACCCGCGCTTCACCGTCTACATCGTGATCCACAACCCGCAGGGCGACGTCGGTGGTGGCGGCACGGCCGGTCCGGCGTTCCGCAAGATCATGTCCTACCTGCTGCAGCGCTACGCCGTCCCGCCGTCCGGGAAGGCCTCGCCCCAGCTGCCCATCGCGTGGCAGGCGGGGGAGCGTCGCCGTCAGTGA
- the rsmH gene encoding 16S rRNA (cytosine(1402)-N(4))-methyltransferase RsmH produces the protein MTDAVHVPVMLDRVVALVAPALERPGSVLVDATLGLGGHTEAVLDRCPQARVIGIDRDPQALARTGERLAAYGERLTCVHAVYDEIADVLADQGLAHVDGVLFDLGVSSMQLDLRDRGFSYAQDAPLDMRMDETAGRTAAEVVNTYPVGELTRILAQYGEERFARRIAQRIVAERAREPFTSTERLAELVRESIPAATRRTGGHPAKRTFQALRIEVNDELTVLTRALPAAIASLAVGGRIVVMSYHSLEDRLAKAALRAGARDDLPADLPVTADALRPELRLLTRGAEQASADEVAANPRAQSVRVRAAERLRASDAA, from the coding sequence ATGACCGACGCCGTCCACGTCCCGGTGATGCTCGACCGGGTCGTCGCCCTCGTGGCGCCCGCGCTGGAGCGCCCCGGCTCCGTCCTCGTCGACGCCACGCTCGGCCTCGGCGGGCACACCGAGGCCGTCCTCGACCGCTGCCCGCAGGCCCGGGTCATCGGCATCGACCGTGACCCCCAGGCGCTGGCGCGCACGGGCGAGCGGCTCGCGGCGTACGGCGAGCGCCTCACCTGCGTCCACGCGGTGTACGACGAGATCGCCGACGTGCTGGCCGACCAGGGGCTCGCCCACGTCGACGGCGTGCTCTTCGACCTCGGCGTCTCGAGCATGCAGCTCGACCTGCGCGACCGCGGCTTCTCCTACGCCCAGGACGCCCCGCTGGACATGCGGATGGACGAGACCGCCGGCCGCACCGCCGCCGAGGTCGTCAACACCTACCCGGTGGGGGAGCTGACCCGGATCCTCGCGCAGTACGGCGAGGAGCGCTTCGCCCGCCGCATCGCCCAGCGGATCGTCGCCGAGCGGGCCCGGGAGCCGTTCACCTCCACCGAGCGGCTCGCCGAGCTGGTGCGTGAGTCCATCCCGGCCGCCACCCGGCGCACGGGCGGGCACCCCGCCAAGCGCACCTTCCAGGCCCTGCGCATCGAGGTCAACGACGAGCTCACCGTGCTGACCCGGGCGCTGCCCGCCGCGATCGCCTCGCTGGCGGTCGGGGGCCGGATCGTCGTCATGTCCTACCACTCGCTCGAGGACCGCCTCGCCAAGGCCGCGCTCCGCGCCGGCGCCCGCGACGACCTGCCGGCCGACCTGCCGGTGACCGCCGACGCGCTGCGCCCCGAGCTGCGCCTGCTGACCCGCGGCGCCGAGCAGGCCTCCGCCGACGAGGTCGCCGCCAACCCCCGCGCCCAGTCCGTCCGTGTCCGCGCCGCCGAGCGGCTGCGCGCGAGCGACGCCGCCTGA
- the mraZ gene encoding division/cell wall cluster transcriptional repressor MraZ, giving the protein MFFGTYTPKLDEKGRLILPAKFREQLAGGLMVTRGQEHCLYVWPQAEIERITDRLREAPVSNKATRDYVRMFSSASSDERPDKQGRITIPPTLRTWASLTKDVVVIGAMNRLEIWDDAAWTAYSESQEEAFAELSDEVFPGI; this is encoded by the coding sequence ATGTTCTTCGGCACCTACACACCGAAGCTGGACGAGAAGGGGCGCCTGATCCTCCCGGCGAAGTTCCGGGAGCAGCTGGCAGGAGGGCTGATGGTGACGCGAGGTCAGGAGCACTGCCTCTACGTCTGGCCGCAGGCGGAGATCGAGCGGATCACCGACCGGCTGCGCGAGGCGCCCGTCTCCAACAAGGCCACCCGCGACTACGTCCGCATGTTCTCCTCGGCCTCCTCCGACGAGCGACCCGACAAGCAGGGCCGGATCACGATCCCGCCGACGCTGCGGACCTGGGCCTCGCTGACCAAGGACGTCGTGGTCATCGGGGCGATGAACCGCCTCGAGATCTGGGACGACGCGGCCTGGACGGCGTACTCCGAGAGCCAGGAGGAGGCCTTCGCGGAGCTCTCCGACGAGGTCTTCCCCGGGATCTGA
- a CDS encoding MoxR family ATPase has translation MARVTGSISRAVERVITGKPDVVRTAVTVLLAEGHLLIEDVPGVGKTMLSKSLARSIDCTVRRIQFTPDLLPSDVTGVSVFNQNTREFEFRPGGVFANIVVGDEINRASPKTQSALLECMEERQVTVDGATYHLDAPFMVIATQNPIEMEGTYALPEAQRDRFMARVSIGYPVEQAELDMIDAHTTASPLDDLEPVTDAATVAKLVDIVNRIHVADSVRRYAVALTRATRDSPDLLLGASPRATLHLVRAAKAHAAMTGRDYVVPDDVSSLAVPVLAHRLLPTVEATMSGRSPAATLAALVTATPVPSRERS, from the coding sequence CTGGCCCGGGTCACGGGGTCCATCAGCCGAGCGGTGGAGCGCGTCATCACGGGCAAGCCCGACGTCGTCCGCACGGCGGTGACGGTGCTGCTCGCCGAGGGCCACCTGCTCATCGAGGACGTGCCGGGCGTCGGCAAGACGATGCTCAGCAAGTCGCTGGCCCGATCCATCGACTGCACGGTGCGCCGGATCCAGTTCACCCCCGACCTGCTGCCCAGCGACGTCACCGGCGTCTCGGTGTTCAACCAGAACACCCGGGAGTTCGAGTTCCGACCCGGCGGCGTCTTCGCCAACATCGTGGTCGGCGACGAGATCAACCGCGCCTCCCCCAAGACCCAGTCGGCGCTGCTCGAGTGCATGGAGGAGCGGCAGGTGACGGTCGACGGTGCGACGTACCACCTGGACGCCCCGTTCATGGTGATCGCGACGCAGAACCCGATCGAGATGGAGGGCACCTACGCCCTGCCCGAGGCCCAGCGCGACCGCTTCATGGCGCGCGTGTCCATCGGCTACCCCGTCGAGCAGGCCGAGCTGGACATGATCGACGCCCACACCACCGCCAGCCCCCTCGACGACCTGGAGCCGGTGACGGACGCCGCGACGGTGGCCAAGCTCGTCGACATCGTCAACCGCATCCACGTGGCCGACAGCGTGCGGCGCTACGCGGTCGCGCTGACCCGCGCCACCCGCGACTCCCCCGACCTCCTGCTCGGCGCATCGCCCCGCGCCACGCTGCACCTGGTGCGCGCGGCCAAGGCGCACGCGGCGATGACCGGGCGCGACTACGTCGTGCCCGACGACGTCAGCAGCCTCGCCGTGCCCGTGCTCGCCCACCGCCTGCTGCCGACCGTCGAGGCGACGATGTCGGGCCGCTCCCCGGCCGCGACGCTCGCGGCCCTGGTCACCGCCACCCCGGTGCCCTCGCGCGAGCGCTCGTGA
- a CDS encoding DUF58 domain-containing protein: MAASRRSSLRTALGSLTLRGRAFVSAGVTAVLCGLVFSLDDLSRMGVFLLSLPLLAAALVIRGRHKLALVRSVSPLRIGVGQSAEVSLHLRNEGRGPTGLLLLEEQVPYSVGTRPRFVLDRMPPTWERTVSYRIRSDVRGRFTLGPVTVRAADPFGLVELDRAFRSTATVTVTPKVVALPPISLNGSWTGSGDNRPRDFAGGSAEDVTVREYRRGDDLRRVHWRASAHAGELMVRREEQPWQSRATVFIDNRAHVHRGSGAASSLEYAVSAAASIAAHLVQRGFRTRLLSASGTSLGEGWHEAGATATDTGPLLEALAVLAPETAQRLDALGPDETHARGLVVGIFGDLAATDQAVVNRLRHETPNAIALVLDVDRWSRTPGPRHEEPPGLRSLTASGWRAVAAGPQDPLPSKWREVGVAVRRSTAGERVS, from the coding sequence ATGGCAGCCTCCCGGCGGTCGAGCCTGCGCACCGCGCTGGGCTCGTTGACGCTGAGGGGGCGCGCCTTCGTCTCGGCCGGCGTCACCGCCGTGCTCTGCGGGCTCGTGTTCTCCCTCGACGACCTCAGCCGGATGGGCGTCTTCCTGCTGTCGCTGCCGCTGCTGGCCGCCGCCCTGGTCATCCGCGGCCGCCACAAGCTGGCGCTGGTGCGGTCGGTGTCGCCCCTGCGCATCGGCGTCGGGCAGAGCGCCGAGGTCAGCCTGCACCTGCGCAACGAGGGCCGCGGCCCGACCGGCCTGCTGCTGCTGGAGGAGCAGGTGCCCTACTCGGTCGGCACCCGGCCCCGCTTCGTGCTCGACCGGATGCCGCCGACGTGGGAGCGCACGGTGAGCTACCGGATCCGCTCCGACGTGCGCGGGCGCTTCACCCTCGGTCCCGTCACCGTCCGCGCGGCCGACCCCTTCGGCCTGGTCGAGCTGGACCGGGCGTTCCGCTCCACCGCGACCGTCACCGTCACCCCGAAGGTCGTCGCGCTGCCCCCCATCAGCCTCAACGGCAGCTGGACCGGCTCGGGCGACAACCGCCCCCGCGACTTCGCCGGCGGCAGCGCCGAGGACGTGACCGTGCGGGAGTACCGCCGCGGTGACGACCTGCGCCGCGTGCACTGGCGCGCCAGCGCCCACGCCGGCGAGCTGATGGTGCGCCGCGAGGAGCAGCCCTGGCAGTCGCGCGCCACCGTCTTCATCGACAACCGGGCCCACGTGCACCGCGGCAGCGGCGCCGCCTCGTCGCTGGAGTACGCCGTCAGCGCCGCCGCCTCGATCGCCGCCCACCTGGTGCAGCGCGGCTTCCGGACCCGGCTGCTGTCGGCCAGCGGCACCTCGCTGGGCGAGGGCTGGCACGAGGCCGGGGCGACCGCCACCGACACCGGTCCCCTGCTCGAGGCCCTCGCCGTCCTCGCGCCCGAGACGGCGCAGCGGCTCGACGCCCTCGGCCCCGACGAGACCCACGCCCGCGGGCTCGTCGTCGGGATCTTCGGCGACCTCGCCGCCACCGACCAGGCGGTCGTCAACCGGCTGCGCCACGAGACCCCGAACGCGATCGCCCTGGTCCTGGACGTCGACCGCTGGTCCCGCACCCCCGGGCCGCGTCACGAGGAGCCGCCCGGTCTGCGCAGCCTCACGGCCAGCGGGTGGCGGGCGGTCGCGGCCGGACCGCAGGACCCGCTGCCGAGCAAGTGGCGCGAGGTCGGGGTCGCCGTACGCCGCTCCACGGCCGGGGAGCGGGTGTCGTGA
- a CDS encoding DUF3488 and transglutaminase-like domain-containing protein has protein sequence MTDRLPVHPTRIGLALLTAATSYLALRSWSGISADPGAFLGPLLWICLVLSLSGLGLRALRLPPVGVVAVQVLLVLLVLNHLWASSVSPFGWVPTLESLRRDVEVLAAAGRSAQEWATPVPANVRAFPPLLIGAGALLALLVEVLVGTVRRVPLAGLPIIAALTVPVSLLGGVPALSFALAAVSFALLLAAEQTLRVSQWGLGHWGGGSDDERRTDTEVGLPSTLPPALGVGVAGVLVAVVAPILLPSGLGLLDRFGSGGSGDGDGGALELSNPMLNMQRDLVQGANDPLVQVTTNDPDPDYLRLTVLDEFDGEAWRPSQRDIPPTNQADERLPSVPGLSNATPKQAFRSSMVATQDFESQWLPTVYPAVDVSVSGDWRYDDETLDIVGSEVEFAQAEVTSLEVRPDPEELVDAPLPPRGIERLGTDLPDEMPDFIERTAEEVTEGATSDFERIVMLQRWFRDEGGFEYTTDTSPGNGLEQLEVFLGDGPGSREGYCEQFATAMALMARSLDIPARVSVGFLEPENVGPDTWVYSRRDLHAWPEIYFEGAGWTLFDPTPSIRVPRVPEYTSGELPSEQQTTGPTDVPSDAASQAPRDLRRDDLLTGTEDTATDEGLNPVVPTVLAVLVLLVALVLAPRLLRTLQRRRRLEGRLPDGAGVAEGAWAEVRATALDLDLDWDDGASLRRQAVALLGPLRRVETDDDVTGAGRRTEGPRLSEAQVRARLESLVFALERGRYSARGLGPDESATAAGDAQVVVETLLASARPAARRRATWLPSSLWRARRINTGGTDSVTTEREQMRL, from the coding sequence GTGACCGACCGCCTGCCCGTGCACCCCACCCGGATCGGCCTGGCCCTGCTGACCGCCGCGACGTCGTACCTCGCGCTGCGCTCGTGGTCCGGCATCTCCGCCGACCCCGGCGCCTTCCTCGGCCCGCTGCTGTGGATCTGCCTGGTGCTGTCGCTCAGCGGGCTCGGACTGCGTGCGCTGCGGCTCCCGCCCGTCGGCGTCGTGGCGGTGCAGGTCCTCCTGGTCCTGCTCGTGCTCAACCACCTGTGGGCCTCGTCCGTGTCGCCCTTCGGCTGGGTCCCGACACTGGAGTCGCTGCGCCGCGACGTGGAGGTGCTGGCCGCTGCCGGCCGCTCGGCGCAGGAGTGGGCGACGCCGGTGCCGGCGAACGTCCGTGCGTTCCCGCCGCTGCTGATCGGCGCGGGGGCCCTCCTGGCGCTGCTGGTCGAGGTGCTCGTCGGCACCGTGCGCCGCGTCCCGCTCGCCGGCCTGCCGATCATCGCCGCCCTGACCGTGCCCGTCAGCCTGCTGGGAGGCGTGCCCGCGCTGTCCTTCGCGCTGGCCGCCGTGTCATTCGCGCTGCTGCTCGCCGCCGAGCAGACCCTGCGGGTGAGCCAGTGGGGGCTGGGGCACTGGGGCGGCGGGTCCGACGACGAGCGTCGGACCGACACGGAGGTGGGCCTGCCCTCGACGCTGCCGCCCGCCCTGGGCGTCGGGGTCGCCGGTGTGCTGGTGGCCGTCGTCGCCCCGATCCTGCTGCCGTCCGGCCTCGGCCTGCTCGACCGCTTCGGCAGTGGCGGGTCCGGCGACGGCGACGGCGGCGCGCTGGAGCTGAGCAACCCGATGCTCAACATGCAGCGCGACCTGGTCCAGGGCGCCAACGACCCGCTCGTGCAGGTCACCACCAACGACCCCGACCCGGACTACCTGCGCCTCACCGTGCTCGACGAGTTCGACGGCGAGGCCTGGCGCCCGTCGCAGCGCGACATCCCCCCGACCAACCAGGCCGACGAGCGCCTGCCGTCGGTGCCCGGGCTGTCCAACGCCACGCCGAAGCAGGCCTTCCGCTCCAGCATGGTGGCCACCCAGGACTTCGAGAGCCAGTGGCTGCCGACGGTCTACCCGGCGGTCGACGTGTCGGTGTCCGGCGACTGGCGCTACGACGACGAGACCCTCGACATCGTCGGGTCCGAGGTCGAGTTCGCCCAGGCCGAGGTCACCAGCCTCGAGGTCCGGCCCGACCCCGAGGAGCTGGTGGACGCCCCGCTGCCGCCGCGCGGGATCGAGCGGCTCGGCACCGACCTGCCCGACGAGATGCCCGACTTCATCGAGCGCACCGCCGAGGAGGTCACCGAGGGCGCGACCAGCGACTTCGAGCGGATCGTGATGCTGCAGCGCTGGTTCCGCGACGAGGGCGGCTTCGAGTACACGACCGACACCTCCCCCGGCAACGGCCTCGAGCAGCTCGAGGTCTTCCTGGGCGACGGTCCCGGCAGCCGCGAGGGCTACTGCGAGCAGTTCGCCACCGCGATGGCGCTGATGGCGCGCTCCCTCGACATCCCGGCGCGGGTGTCGGTCGGCTTCCTCGAGCCCGAGAACGTCGGGCCCGACACCTGGGTCTACAGCCGACGCGACCTGCACGCCTGGCCGGAGATCTACTTCGAGGGCGCCGGCTGGACCCTCTTCGACCCCACCCCGTCGATCCGGGTCCCCCGCGTTCCGGAGTACACCAGCGGCGAGCTCCCCAGCGAGCAGCAGACGACCGGACCGACCGACGTCCCCAGCGACGCGGCGAGCCAGGCCCCGCGCGACCTGCGCCGCGACGACCTGCTGACCGGCACCGAGGACACCGCGACGGACGAGGGCCTCAACCCCGTCGTGCCGACCGTGCTGGCCGTGCTGGTGCTGCTCGTCGCACTCGTGCTGGCCCCCCGGCTGCTGCGGACGCTGCAACGGCGCCGGCGCCTCGAGGGGCGGCTGCCCGACGGAGCCGGTGTCGCCGAGGGCGCCTGGGCCGAGGTGCGGGCGACCGCGCTCGACCTCGACCTCGACTGGGACGACGGCGCCTCGCTGCGACGCCAGGCGGTGGCCCTGCTGGGTCCGTTGCGCCGGGTCGAGACCGACGACGACGTGACCGGGGCGGGTCGACGTACGGAGGGGCCGCGGTTGTCCGAGGCCCAGGTGCGCGCGCGGCTGGAGTCGCTGGTGTTCGCCCTCGAGCGGGGCCGCTACTCGGCCCGCGGGCTCGGCCCGGACGAGTCCGCCACCGCGGCGGGCGACGCCCAGGTCGTCGTCGAGACGCTGCTGGCCTCGGCCCGCCCCGCGGCACGGCGGCGGGCGACGTGGCTGCCGTCCTCGCTGTGGCGGGCCCGGCGCATCAACACCGGTGGGACGGACAGCGTCACGACCGAGCGGGAGCAGATGCGGCTCTGA
- a CDS encoding DUF3040 domain-containing protein, with protein MPLSEEELRLLEQMERALVAEDPKLASTLRGTKVRQHQRRAIALGVTAFVVGIVLLMSGAVMSLPWLGVIGFVVMLAAVFFTLTRWKSGGGAAASGPQAPSGDAPAGLRVLDGGKKSRRKGPRGSRGQQPSSGTMMDRFEERWRRRREGER; from the coding sequence GTGCCGCTCTCAGAAGAAGAGTTGCGTTTGCTGGAGCAGATGGAGCGCGCGCTCGTGGCCGAGGACCCCAAGCTGGCCTCGACCCTACGAGGCACGAAGGTCCGCCAGCACCAGCGACGCGCCATCGCCCTCGGCGTGACCGCTTTCGTCGTCGGCATCGTGCTCTTGATGTCGGGCGCCGTGATGAGCCTGCCCTGGCTCGGCGTCATCGGCTTCGTCGTGATGCTCGCAGCCGTGTTCTTCACCCTGACCCGCTGGAAGAGCGGCGGCGGCGCCGCTGCCTCCGGCCCCCAGGCCCCCTCCGGCGACGCACCCGCCGGGCTCCGCGTGCTCGACGGTGGCAAGAAGTCCCGCCGCAAGGGCCCCCGGGGCTCCCGCGGCCAGCAGCCCTCCTCCGGCACGATGATGGACCGCTTCGAGGAGCGGTGGCGTCGTCGCCGCGAGGGCGAGCGCTGA
- the dinB gene encoding DNA polymerase IV: MSGAGDARAPAPVTSEDCPYLHVDMDAFYAAVMTRDRPELRDRPVVVGGGDRGVVLSASYAARTSGVRSGIPMTRARRLCPTALVIRPDYDLFTTVSISVMEIFRRVTPAVEALSLDEAFLDVSGASRRLGGPVDVAELIRARVADEQGIACSVGVAGTVGVAKIASRRAKPDGVVVVPPDQVTSFLHPLAVTELWGVGPKTGEQLHRLGLHTVGDLAHTPRPTLQRALGQALGLQLHRYAWGEDSRMVVARRHDAEGPDKSIGSDETFGRDTDDPEVVLRELLHLTVGVAARLRAAAVAGRTVTIKVRFADFTTITRSRTRPEPTDVTGEIYETAVALFRGLGLQRARIRLVGVRVEGLQPRAQVFRQLVLGERDQGWSEADQAVDRAVSRFGARAVQPASLLGRRVPRSG; the protein is encoded by the coding sequence ATGAGCGGGGCGGGCGACGCCCGGGCCCCGGCGCCTGTCACGTCCGAGGACTGTCCCTACCTGCACGTCGACATGGACGCCTTCTACGCGGCGGTGATGACCCGCGACCGGCCCGAGCTGCGGGACCGGCCGGTGGTCGTCGGCGGCGGTGACCGGGGCGTGGTGCTCTCGGCCAGCTACGCCGCCCGGACGAGCGGGGTGCGATCGGGGATCCCGATGACCCGGGCCCGCAGGCTCTGTCCGACGGCCCTGGTCATCCGCCCCGACTACGACCTGTTCACCACCGTCTCGATCTCGGTGATGGAGATCTTCCGGCGCGTCACCCCGGCCGTCGAGGCGCTCTCGCTGGACGAGGCGTTCCTCGACGTCTCCGGTGCCTCGCGCCGGCTCGGTGGCCCGGTCGACGTGGCCGAGCTGATCCGGGCCCGCGTCGCCGACGAGCAGGGGATCGCCTGCTCGGTCGGGGTGGCCGGCACCGTCGGGGTGGCCAAGATCGCCAGCCGGCGCGCCAAGCCCGACGGCGTGGTCGTCGTACCCCCGGACCAGGTCACCTCCTTCCTGCACCCGCTCGCCGTGACCGAGCTCTGGGGAGTGGGGCCGAAGACCGGCGAGCAGCTGCACCGCCTCGGGCTGCACACCGTGGGCGACCTCGCGCACACCCCGCGGCCGACCCTGCAGCGCGCCCTCGGCCAGGCGCTGGGGCTGCAGCTGCACCGCTACGCCTGGGGCGAGGACAGCCGGATGGTCGTCGCCCGGCGCCACGACGCGGAGGGGCCGGACAAGAGCATCGGCTCCGACGAGACGTTCGGCCGCGACACCGACGACCCCGAGGTCGTGCTGCGCGAGCTGCTGCACCTGACCGTCGGCGTGGCCGCTCGACTGCGTGCCGCCGCCGTGGCGGGCCGCACCGTCACCATCAAGGTCCGGTTCGCCGACTTCACCACGATCACCCGCTCGCGCACCCGCCCCGAACCCACCGACGTCACCGGGGAGATCTACGAGACGGCAGTCGCCCTGTTCCGGGGGCTGGGCCTGCAGCGGGCCCGCATCCGTCTCGTCGGCGTCCGGGTCGAGGGCCTCCAGCCGCGCGCGCAGGTGTTCCGCCAGCTCGTGCTCGGTGAGCGCGACCAGGGCTGGTCCGAGGCCGACCAGGCCGTCGACCGCGCGGTGTCCCGCTTCGGGGCCCGTGCGGTCCAGCCGGCTTCCCTCCTGGGGAGACGCGTACCACGTTCTGGGTAG
- a CDS encoding methyltransferase domain-containing protein, with the protein MSAPGSARSTQSAHHRRSSARTAVVWDALRPLLGQDEPLEVLDIGGGTGGFAVGVAELGHHVVVVDPSPDALATLARRSAEAGVADRVRGVQGDLATLADLAPADGADVVLCHGVLEVVDDPRAALASIHDVLRPGGTLSLLVSQRHAAVLARAMAGHFRQAHELLDADGTTDAGTIGETTGPRRFTAEEIRSLLAEVGLGEPTLHAVRVFGDLVPSSLVDLEPGAAAALASLEQAVSTRPEYLALATQVHALARRGD; encoded by the coding sequence ATGTCGGCCCCGGGCAGCGCGCGCTCCACGCAGAGCGCCCACCACCGTCGCAGCTCTGCCCGCACCGCCGTCGTCTGGGACGCCCTGCGGCCGCTGCTCGGGCAGGACGAGCCGCTCGAGGTCCTCGACATCGGGGGCGGCACGGGCGGGTTCGCCGTCGGGGTGGCCGAGCTGGGCCACCACGTGGTGGTCGTCGACCCCAGCCCCGACGCCCTCGCCACGCTCGCTCGCCGCTCCGCGGAGGCGGGCGTCGCCGACCGTGTCCGCGGCGTCCAGGGCGACCTGGCCACCCTCGCCGACCTCGCGCCGGCCGACGGCGCCGACGTCGTGCTCTGCCACGGGGTGCTCGAGGTGGTCGACGACCCGCGCGCCGCGCTCGCCTCGATCCACGACGTGCTGCGGCCCGGAGGCACGCTCAGCCTGCTGGTCAGCCAGCGGCACGCCGCTGTGCTCGCCCGGGCCATGGCCGGCCACTTCCGGCAGGCCCACGAGCTGCTCGACGCCGACGGCACCACCGACGCCGGCACGATCGGCGAGACCACCGGTCCGCGCCGCTTCACCGCCGAGGAGATCCGGTCGCTGCTCGCCGAGGTCGGGCTGGGCGAGCCCACCCTCCACGCCGTCCGGGTGTTCGGCGACCTCGTGCCCAGCTCCCTGGTCGACCTCGAGCCGGGGGCCGCAGCCGCCCTCGCGTCGCTGGAGCAGGCGGTCTCGACCCGTCCGGAGTACCTCGCCCTCGCCACCCAGGTCCACGCCCTGGCCCGTCGCGGCGACTGA